A region of Propionispora vibrioides DNA encodes the following proteins:
- the rlmH gene encoding 23S rRNA (pseudouridine(1915)-N(3))-methyltransferase RlmH: MKITVVAVGKIKEKYLTAGIAEFAKRLTPYCKFSIVEVDEEKMPDNPSAAEKVKALAREGERMLKYIKADSYLIVLDVAGKLASSEELSAKLDHLALTGKSDITFAIGGAFGLADNIRTAANERLSFSKMTFTHQMIRLLLTEQIYRAFKISRGEPYHW; encoded by the coding sequence ATGAAAATCACTGTAGTTGCTGTAGGAAAAATAAAAGAAAAATATCTTACTGCCGGCATTGCCGAATTTGCTAAACGTTTGACTCCCTATTGCAAATTTAGTATTGTCGAAGTAGACGAAGAAAAAATGCCGGATAACCCCTCGGCGGCTGAAAAGGTCAAAGCCCTGGCCCGCGAAGGGGAACGGATGCTTAAATACATTAAGGCTGACAGCTACCTCATCGTACTGGATGTGGCCGGCAAACTGGCTTCATCGGAGGAACTGTCCGCTAAACTGGACCACCTGGCGCTCACTGGCAAGAGTGATATCACCTTCGCCATCGGCGGCGCCTTCGGCTTGGCTGATAACATAAGGACAGCCGCTAACGAGCGACTGTCCTTTTCCAAGATGACCTTTACCCACCAAATGATCCGCCTGCTGCTGACCGAACAAATCTACCGGGCGTTTAAGATCAGCCGGGGGGAACCGTATCACTGGTAA
- a CDS encoding TrmO family methyltransferase domain-containing protein, which translates to MEQFKLSSIGTIQIDDDGMKVVLDREYIPAITNLADFKYINVLWWFDKYDSAASRTKLIEKKPYKNAPEVLGTFATRSPERPNPIGVTCSYVTYVDYQNGIIGLAYMDADHGTPVLDIKPYMPSLDRVEAPLMPEWCSNWPKNVEDSGEFDWSSVFNF; encoded by the coding sequence ATGGAACAATTTAAATTAAGCTCAATAGGGACGATCCAAATCGATGATGATGGCATGAAGGTGGTATTGGATAGAGAATATATTCCGGCCATTACGAATCTAGCGGATTTTAAGTATATCAATGTACTATGGTGGTTTGATAAATATGATAGTGCCGCATCAAGGACAAAACTTATTGAAAAGAAGCCTTACAAAAATGCCCCGGAGGTATTAGGAACTTTTGCAACACGTTCTCCGGAACGGCCAAACCCTATAGGGGTTACCTGCAGCTATGTCACGTATGTTGATTATCAAAATGGTATTATTGGCTTGGCCTATATGGATGCCGATCATGGTACGCCTGTTCTTGATATTAAGCCCTACATGCCCAGCCTTGACAGGGTAGAAGCGCCCTTAATGCCGGAATGGTGCTCAAATTGGCCTAAAAATGTGGAAGATTCGGGAGAGTTTGATTGGAGTTCAGTCTTTAACTTTTAG
- the istB gene encoding IS21-like element helper ATPase IstB: MINNPTIDKLIGMRLTAMAEAYLQQLSEPNMKEIDFEDRIGMMVDIEYTRRKNNRLHRLIKSAEFEQPDASIIGINYSSGRKINKDLVKRLATCEYIAEFRNVFITGATGCGKTYLANAFGMEACKHYYKTQYVRLPDLLLDLEHARNEGTYKKVMQKYSNPVLLIIDEWLLLKPTPNEAKDIFELLHRRRKRSSTIFCSQYRHEGWYEQLGGDDSPLDDAILDRIVHDAYKINIESVDPTKDLSMREVYGLDKRLSE; the protein is encoded by the coding sequence ATGATCAATAATCCAACCATTGATAAACTGATAGGCATGCGTTTGACTGCAATGGCTGAAGCCTACCTTCAGCAACTATCTGAGCCTAACATGAAGGAGATCGACTTTGAAGACCGCATAGGCATGATGGTCGATATCGAATACACCAGAAGAAAAAACAATCGCTTGCATAGACTCATTAAAAGTGCTGAGTTTGAGCAACCTGATGCAAGTATCATCGGAATCAACTATTCATCTGGACGAAAAATCAATAAAGACCTGGTTAAACGCTTGGCAACTTGTGAGTACATCGCAGAATTCCGAAATGTTTTCATTACCGGCGCAACCGGCTGCGGCAAGACGTATCTGGCCAATGCCTTCGGAATGGAAGCTTGCAAGCACTATTACAAAACGCAGTACGTTCGGCTTCCTGATCTCCTGTTGGACTTGGAGCATGCAAGAAATGAAGGCACTTACAAGAAGGTCATGCAGAAATATTCCAATCCCGTACTTCTGATTATCGATGAATGGTTACTCTTAAAACCAACACCGAATGAGGCAAAGGATATCTTTGAACTCCTTCATCGACGCAGGAAACGCTCATCTACGATTTTTTGCTCCCAATACCGCCATGAAGGTTGGTATGAGCAGCTTGGCGGTGATGATTCGCCACTGGATGATGCCATTCTTGATCGTATTGTCCATGATGCCTACAAGATTAACATCGAAAGCGTCGATCCAACGAAAGATTTATCAATGAGAGAGGTTTATGGTTTGGATAAAAGGCTAAGCGAATAA
- the istA gene encoding IS21 family transposase, producing the protein MKNGVSKKLLWTEYMEECRLNDEESLMYSQFCHYIQLDEQKRRATMHISRKPGEQIEVDWAGDPAKIIDPDTGEITEAFLFVGVMTYSQYAYVEAFINEKQRAWITAHVHMYNLFGGTAKILVPDNCKTAVVHTKDWYTPKLNVTYHEMAEHYNTAIIPARVRKPKDKASVEGTVGNISTWITAALRNEQFFSLVELNTAIREKLKVFNSKEFQKKEGSRWSLFHHEELPFLSPLPVTSYELADWKQATVQFNYHISLEGMLYSVPYEYIKRKVDVRITDRVLEIFYNHNRVASHKRLYGRKGQYSTLLEHMPPDHQKYLEWNGDRFKHWAQKIGPGTHKSIIAILSSSSVEQQTYKSCMGLLKLASRHSESRLEAACEKALSYTASPSYKSIKNILSTGTKEPSKPDAAKPTKNHYGVTRGANYYGGKGQ; encoded by the coding sequence TTGAAAAATGGTGTCAGTAAAAAGTTGCTCTGGACTGAGTATATGGAAGAATGTCGACTTAACGATGAAGAATCTCTGATGTATTCACAGTTTTGTCATTACATTCAGCTTGATGAACAAAAGCGTCGCGCAACCATGCACATTAGCCGCAAACCTGGCGAACAGATCGAAGTGGACTGGGCGGGAGATCCCGCCAAGATTATTGATCCTGATACAGGAGAAATTACTGAGGCATTTCTCTTTGTTGGTGTTATGACCTATAGTCAGTACGCTTATGTTGAAGCATTTATCAATGAAAAGCAGAGGGCTTGGATTACAGCACACGTCCATATGTACAACCTTTTCGGCGGTACCGCTAAAATTCTTGTTCCTGATAACTGTAAAACTGCTGTGGTTCATACGAAAGATTGGTATACACCCAAGCTCAATGTCACTTATCACGAAATGGCGGAGCACTATAATACAGCAATAATCCCAGCCAGGGTTCGGAAACCTAAAGATAAAGCAAGTGTCGAGGGTACCGTTGGCAACATTTCTACTTGGATTACTGCTGCACTCAGAAATGAGCAATTCTTCTCGTTGGTAGAACTTAATACTGCAATCCGAGAAAAACTTAAAGTGTTTAATTCAAAGGAGTTTCAAAAGAAAGAAGGTAGCCGGTGGAGTCTCTTCCACCACGAAGAGTTGCCGTTCCTAAGCCCACTACCAGTTACCTCTTATGAACTGGCGGATTGGAAACAAGCCACCGTTCAGTTCAATTATCACATATCACTTGAGGGAATGCTATATTCCGTACCATATGAATATATCAAACGCAAGGTCGATGTGAGGATTACTGATAGGGTTTTAGAAATCTTTTATAATCATAATCGTGTTGCATCCCATAAGCGACTTTATGGTCGAAAGGGGCAATACAGCACCCTCTTGGAACACATGCCACCCGACCACCAGAAGTATTTGGAGTGGAACGGCGATCGTTTCAAGCATTGGGCACAGAAAATTGGGCCTGGCACCCACAAATCCATTATTGCCATCTTATCCTCCAGTTCCGTGGAACAACAAACCTATAAGAGTTGCATGGGTTTACTTAAATTAGCTTCTAGGCACTCAGAATCGCGCCTAGAAGCAGCTTGTGAAAAAGCTTTGAGTTATACGGCAAGTCCAAGTTATAAGAGTATCAAAAACATTCTTTCCACCGGGACAAAAGAGCCATCAAAGCCAGACGCAGCAAAACCCACAAAGAACCATTATGGCGTGACACGGGGCGCAAACTACTATGGAGGTAAAGGGCAATGA
- a CDS encoding LysR family transcriptional regulator, producing MDLHQLKYFQTLANKRNFTKAADDLALSQSALSRSIARMEEELGIPLFERKSRGVVLNRYGEVFLRHVDIALKELLDAQKEIHNMIDPSHGTILIAFIQPLGSSFVPDLISAFQKQAPGIKFQLNQDTTKRILSQLESTTIDIGFCTQQEPMETLSSIPIMKQELFLIVHKDHRLATKEQVDLCEVANDPFVLYKPETALHDIVVDFCRDAGFHPKISFEAFEERTIAGLVGAKYGVALIPFIPGLDMQKISIIRVRIPHCLTVIQMVWRTNSYMSPAATHFKAYVENTILTP from the coding sequence ATGGACTTACATCAACTTAAATACTTTCAGACGCTTGCCAACAAACGCAATTTTACAAAGGCCGCAGATGACTTAGCTCTGTCGCAATCTGCCCTGAGCAGGTCAATAGCTCGAATGGAAGAAGAACTAGGCATTCCATTATTTGAACGTAAAAGTCGAGGTGTGGTCTTAAACCGTTACGGAGAAGTTTTCCTCAGACATGTTGATATTGCTTTAAAAGAACTGCTAGATGCTCAGAAAGAAATACACAATATGATCGATCCTTCTCATGGCACGATCTTAATTGCCTTCATTCAGCCACTTGGCTCAAGTTTTGTTCCAGATCTGATTAGTGCTTTTCAGAAACAGGCGCCCGGGATTAAATTTCAGTTGAACCAAGATACCACAAAGAGAATTCTAAGCCAATTAGAGTCTACAACAATAGATATTGGTTTTTGTACGCAGCAAGAGCCAATGGAGACTTTGAGTTCAATCCCCATCATGAAACAAGAGCTATTTTTAATTGTTCATAAAGATCATAGACTTGCCACTAAGGAGCAAGTTGATTTGTGCGAAGTGGCCAATGATCCATTTGTTCTTTATAAACCTGAAACAGCACTCCATGATATAGTTGTGGATTTTTGCCGGGATGCTGGCTTTCATCCAAAGATCTCTTTCGAGGCATTTGAGGAAAGAACCATTGCCGGACTTGTCGGAGCTAAGTACGGCGTTGCTTTAATCCCCTTTATACCAGGACTCGATATGCAAAAAATCTCAATTATTCGTGTCCGTATTCCTCATTGTTTAACAGTAATTCAAATGGTATGGCGAACAAATAGCTATATGTCGCCTGCTGCAACACATTTCAAGGCCTATGTAGAAAATACCATACTTACACCATGA
- a CDS encoding MFS transporter, translating into MNNENLWTKNFISITFLSFSIFFAFYILLAILPLYMLGSLNASTDKVDLMVTLFLGAAILIRPFAGQWVGRWSQKKILMYSTIAFFASTLLYPFATNIKALLILRGFHGLAFGVITTVKGTICAEIIPPSRRGEGLSYFSLAMCLAMVLGPYIGLTLANSNSYNIAFAICMGISAANIGLVIITRIPQEAKEQKEMLRESKFSWNDLFDKNAAPFACAIFILACAYSGISAFLALYAKEIGLVKVASYFFLVYAAFMMVSRPFTGRWCDRLGSKVIIYPCLALFAVGMLLLSLAHSSVLILLAGAIIGIGYGSVTPVFQTQIINSVERHRVGIANSLFFNSMDAGMAIGAYVLGIIAGSFGYGGIYMTGFILIVAATLQYFVLTSRVKSEPFLKEEEFAE; encoded by the coding sequence TTGAACAACGAGAATTTATGGACTAAGAATTTTATTAGCATAACTTTCCTCAGCTTTAGTATTTTTTTTGCCTTTTATATATTACTTGCAATCCTTCCCTTATATATGCTAGGCTCACTTAATGCTAGCACAGATAAAGTAGATCTAATGGTTACGTTATTTCTAGGGGCGGCTATACTCATTCGACCTTTTGCGGGGCAATGGGTGGGTAGGTGGTCTCAGAAAAAGATCTTAATGTATTCAACTATTGCATTTTTTGCATCTACGCTTCTATATCCCTTTGCAACGAATATTAAGGCATTGCTTATTCTGCGTGGTTTTCATGGTCTGGCATTTGGTGTTATTACGACTGTAAAAGGCACTATCTGTGCTGAAATCATTCCGCCTTCTAGACGTGGTGAAGGTTTAAGCTATTTCTCACTGGCTATGTGTCTGGCCATGGTATTAGGGCCATATATCGGGCTGACTCTTGCTAATAGTAATTCTTACAATATTGCTTTTGCGATTTGTATGGGTATTTCAGCTGCAAATATTGGCCTTGTTATTATCACGAGAATTCCACAAGAGGCTAAAGAACAGAAAGAGATGTTAAGGGAGAGTAAATTTTCCTGGAATGACCTCTTCGATAAAAATGCAGCGCCATTTGCTTGTGCAATATTTATTTTAGCATGTGCCTATTCAGGTATTTCAGCCTTTCTAGCGCTGTACGCGAAAGAAATAGGCCTGGTAAAAGTAGCCAGTTATTTCTTCCTTGTTTATGCAGCATTTATGATGGTTTCCCGTCCATTTACGGGACGATGGTGTGATAGATTGGGCAGTAAAGTTATCATTTATCCTTGTTTGGCCCTCTTTGCGGTAGGAATGCTTTTATTAAGCCTGGCTCATTCAAGTGTACTAATTTTATTGGCTGGGGCTATCATTGGTATTGGTTATGGTTCTGTAACACCAGTATTTCAAACGCAAATTATTAATTCAGTTGAACGTCATAGAGTTGGAATCGCAAATTCCTTATTCTTTAATTCGATGGACGCGGGTATGGCTATTGGTGCGTATGTATTGGGTATTATAGCGGGCTCTTTTGGCTATGGTGGTATTTATATGACGGGATTTATTTTGATTGTGGCCGCTACACTGCAGTACTTTGTTCTAACTTCCAGAGTGAAGTCCGAGCCGTTCTTAAAAGAGGAAGAATTTGCAGAATAA
- a CDS encoding universal stress protein: MFSKILVPVDGSTEAIEAVKFARKIAEKFSSAVTLIHIIQHAAYIDSDAHSMVSSIIKSLDERGNQVLAQALEFYQDYEGRVATCIEHGHPGVKITEISKEQNYSLIVMGRRGMSDIGKLLIGSVSNYVLHYADCPTLIIRGHK, translated from the coding sequence ATGTTTAGTAAAATTTTAGTTCCTGTTGACGGGTCGACGGAAGCGATAGAGGCGGTAAAATTTGCTAGGAAAATTGCTGAGAAATTTAGCAGTGCTGTAACCTTGATTCATATCATTCAACATGCGGCGTACATTGATTCAGACGCTCATTCGATGGTAAGCTCCATAATTAAAAGCTTGGATGAGCGAGGTAATCAAGTGCTTGCACAAGCATTAGAATTTTATCAGGACTATGAAGGTCGAGTAGCAACATGCATCGAACATGGTCATCCGGGTGTAAAAATAACGGAAATCAGTAAGGAGCAAAATTATTCATTAATCGTTATGGGACGGCGCGGTATGAGTGATATCGGTAAGCTTTTAATAGGCAGCGTTAGCAATTACGTACTTCATTATGCTGACTGCCCAACCTTAATCATTCGCGGGCATAAATAG